One Devosia litorisediminis genomic window carries:
- a CDS encoding carbohydrate ABC transporter permease has translation MSDVPAQLTVVTGNESPTRSRMTSVLIHVALLAASILMLYPLFWLLAASFRPENEIFTSASIIPSSWSIDSYIRGWNGLRTSFGTFYINSFIISGLSVVGNVLACSMAAYAFARLNFKFKSFWFAMMLMTLMLPYQVTLIPQYVLFRSLGWVNTFLPLVVPKFLAADGFFIFLMVQFFRGLPRELDEAAQMDGCSPWRIYWKIILPLSTPVLATAAIFTFIWTWDDFFGPLIYLSEMKSYTVMLGLRTFTDSTGESDFGGLFAMSVLSLVPIFLFFLFFQRMLIEGIATTGMKR, from the coding sequence ATGAGTGATGTCCCGGCCCAACTCACTGTAGTGACCGGCAACGAGTCGCCGACCCGCTCCAGGATGACCTCGGTACTGATCCATGTGGCGCTGCTCGCCGCGTCGATACTGATGCTTTATCCGCTGTTCTGGCTGCTGGCGGCCTCTTTCCGCCCGGAAAACGAGATCTTCACCTCGGCCAGCATCATCCCGAGTAGCTGGAGCATCGACTCCTATATTCGTGGCTGGAATGGTCTGCGCACCAGCTTTGGCACCTTCTACATCAACAGCTTCATCATTTCGGGGCTGTCGGTTGTGGGCAATGTGCTGGCCTGCTCGATGGCCGCCTATGCCTTTGCGCGCCTCAATTTCAAGTTCAAGAGCTTCTGGTTCGCCATGATGCTGATGACCTTGATGCTGCCCTATCAGGTGACCCTGATCCCGCAATATGTGCTGTTCCGCAGCCTGGGCTGGGTCAACACCTTCCTACCGCTTGTGGTGCCAAAATTCCTGGCGGCTGATGGTTTCTTCATCTTCCTGATGGTGCAGTTCTTCCGGGGTCTGCCCCGCGAACTCGATGAGGCCGCACAGATGGATGGCTGCTCGCCATGGCGTATCTACTGGAAGATCATTCTTCCGCTCTCCACGCCCGTGCTGGCCACCGCTGCCATCTTCACCTTCATCTGGACATGGGACGACTTCTTTGGCCCGCTGATCTATCTGAGCGAAATGAAGTCCTACACGGTGATGCTGGGTCTGCGGACCTTCACCGACAGTACCGGTGAGAGCGACTTTGGCGGACTGTTCGCCATGAGCGTGCTCAGCCTGGTGCCGATCTTCCTGTTCTTCCTCTTCTTCCAGCGCATGCTCATCGAGGGCATCGCCACTACCGGTATGAAACGCTAG
- a CDS encoding Gfo/Idh/MocA family protein yields MTDIKFAAIGINHSHIYGQVQCLKRAGAQLVAFHAVEDDLAAAFAEKFPEAKRVADPQEIYEDESIAVITTAAIPADRAAISIKSMQHGKDVLSDKPGMTSFAQFDEIKKVQAETGRIYAVLYSEHFEVRATVEAGNLIAQGAIGKVINTVGLGPHALNNNPRPDWFFDRQSYGGILCDIAAHQFEQFLFFSDAMDAEIVSASVANRANPHRPGLQDVGDVALKTPDTTGYIRVDWFTPKGLPTWGDGRLTILGTEGYIELRKYIDIAGKPGENHLFIVNAEGPRHIDCSDVDLPFGRQFLDDVRNRTETAMPQERCFNAMKLALTAQQLAERGTEWAQ; encoded by the coding sequence ATGACTGATATCAAATTCGCCGCTATCGGCATCAACCACAGCCATATCTACGGCCAGGTGCAGTGCCTCAAGCGCGCCGGCGCCCAGCTTGTCGCCTTCCACGCAGTGGAAGACGATCTGGCCGCAGCGTTTGCCGAAAAGTTTCCCGAGGCCAAGCGCGTTGCTGACCCCCAGGAAATCTACGAAGACGAATCCATCGCCGTGATCACCACGGCGGCTATCCCTGCCGACCGCGCCGCGATCTCGATCAAGTCCATGCAGCATGGCAAGGACGTGCTCTCGGACAAGCCGGGCATGACCAGCTTTGCCCAGTTCGACGAGATCAAGAAGGTGCAGGCCGAGACCGGTCGCATCTATGCCGTGCTCTATTCGGAGCACTTCGAAGTCAGGGCGACCGTTGAAGCGGGCAATCTGATTGCCCAGGGCGCCATCGGCAAGGTGATCAACACCGTTGGCCTTGGCCCCCACGCACTCAATAACAATCCGCGCCCTGACTGGTTCTTCGATCGTCAGAGCTATGGCGGCATTCTGTGCGACATCGCCGCCCACCAGTTCGAGCAGTTCCTGTTCTTCTCGGATGCCATGGATGCCGAAATCGTCTCGGCCAGCGTCGCCAACCGCGCCAATCCGCACCGTCCCGGCCTGCAGGATGTGGGCGACGTGGCGCTCAAGACACCTGATACCACCGGCTATATCCGCGTTGACTGGTTCACCCCCAAGGGTCTGCCGACCTGGGGCGATGGCCGCCTGACCATTCTGGGCACCGAAGGCTATATCGAACTGCGCAAATATATCGATATTGCCGGCAAGCCAGGCGAGAACCACCTGTTCATCGTCAATGCCGAAGGCCCACGCCATATCGACTGCTCCGATGTCGATCTGCCATTCGGTCGCCAGTTCCTTGACGATGTGCGCAACCGCACCGAGACTGCCATGCCGCAGGAGCGCTGCTTCAACGCCATGAAGCTGGCCCTGACGGCTCAGCAACTGGCTGAGCGCGGCACGGAGTGGGCACAGTGA